One segment of Manihot esculenta cultivar AM560-2 chromosome 4, M.esculenta_v8, whole genome shotgun sequence DNA contains the following:
- the LOC110613715 gene encoding transcription factor SRM1: MTVDEVGCSSLWTREQDKAFEDALATYPEDALDRWEKIAADVPGKTLEEVKVHYELLLEDLNQIEAGCVPLPNYSEGSASHAGDEGTSKKSGHLGHHSSESTHGNKASRSDQERRKGIAWTEDEHRLFLLGLDKYGKGDWRSISRNFVVTRTPTQVASHAQKYFIRLNSMNKDRRRSSIHDITNVGNGENSAPQGPITGQTNGSAAGGSVGKVGKLPPHHPAGPPGIGVYGPPTMGQPIGGPLVSAVGTPVNLSAPAHMAYGVRAPVPGTVSGVLPGAPMSMGPMTYPMPPTTAHR; the protein is encoded by the exons ATGACCGTGGATGAAGTGGGTTGTAGCTCTTTGTGGACCAGAGAGCAGGATAAGGCATTCGAGGATGCGCTTGCAACATATCCTGAGGATGCTCTAGATCGGTGGGAGAAAATTGCAGCTGATGTACCTGGGAAAACTCTAGAAGAGGTTAAAGTTCACTATGAACTTCTGCTTGAAGATTTGAATCAGATTGAAGCTGGTTGTGTGCCTCTGCCTAACTATTCAGAGGGTTCAGCGAGCCATGCTGGCGATGAAGGAACTAGTAAGAAGAGTGGCCACCTGGGGCATCATAGCAGTGAGTCTACACATGGAAATAAGGCGTCCCGGTCGGATCAAGAACGTCGTAAAGGAATTGCTTGGACAGAGGATGAGCACAG GTTATTTCTTCTTGGTTTGGACAAATATGGGAAAGGTGATTGGCGAAGTATTTCAAGAAACTTTGTTGTGACGAGAACACCTACACAAGTGGCTAGCCATGCACAAAAGTATTTCATTCGTTTGAACTCGATGAACAAAGATAGGAGGCGATCCAGCATACATGACATCACCAATGTTGGCAATGGAGAAAATTCAGCGCCCCAAGGCCCAATAACTGGTCAGACAAATGGTTCTGCTGCAGGAGGTTCTGTTGGCAAAGTGGGCAAACTACCACCTCATCATCCTGCTGGACCCCCAGGAATTGGTGTGTATGGTCCCCCAACCATGGGTCAACCTATAGGAGGGCCCCTTGTTTCAGCGGTTGGCACCCCTGTTAATCTTTCTGCCCCTGCACACATGGCTTATGGTGTTAGAGCCCCAGTACCGGGAACGGTATCAGGAGTGTTACCTGGCGCACCAATGAGCATGGGTCCTATGACATATCCAATGCCACCCACAACTGCTCATAGGTGA
- the LOC110613919 gene encoding mitochondrial import receptor subunit TOM40-1 — protein sequence MAGMVPPGTAMLGEASAAASAKKINEVGKKVDYMNLPCPIPYEELHREALMSLKPELFEGMRFDFTKGLNQKFSLSHSVFMGPMELPSQSAETIKIPTAHYEFGANFIDPKLMLFGRVLTDGRLNARVKCDLTDDLTLKANAQLTNEPHMSHAMFNFDYKGKDYRTQLQLGNGALFGASYIQSVTPHLSLGGEVFWAGQHRKSGLGYAARYETDKMVATGQVASTGMVALSYVQKVSDKVSLATDFMYNYMSKDVTASVGYDYILRQARLRGKIDSNGCAAAFLEERLNMGLNFILSAELDHKKKDYKFGFGLTVG from the exons ATGGCGGGGATGGTACCTCCAGGTACGGCGATGCTAGGCGAGGCATCTGCTGCAGCGTCAGCCAAGAAGATCAATGAAGTTGGGAAGAAAGTCGATTACATGAACCTCCCTTGTCCCATTCCCTATGAAGAACTCCATCGTGAAGCTCTTA TGTCTTTAAAGCCAGAGCTTTTTGAGGGGATGCGCTTCGATTTTACCAAAGGACTCAATCAGAAATTCTCTCTTAGTCACAG TGTGTTTATGGGACCTATGGAACTTCCTTCACAATCTGCAGAAACCATCAAAATCCCTACTGCCCATTATGAGTTTGGTGCTAACTTTATAGACCCTAAG TTAATGCTTTTTGGGAGGGTGTTGACGGATGGGAGACTAAATGCTAGAGTGAAGTGTGATTTGACCGATGATCTTACTCTGAAGGCTAATGCTCAG CTTACAAATGAGCCCCATATGTCACATGCCATGTTCAACTTTGATTATAAG GGTAAAGACTACAGGACCCAGCTTCAACTAGGAAATGGAGCCTTATTTGGAGCCAGTTACATTCAG AGTGTGACGCCACATTTGTCTTTGGGTGGTGAAGTTTTTTGGGCTGGTCAACATAGAAAGTCTGGTCTTGGATATGCTGCTCGATATGAGACAGATAAAATG GTGGCAACAGGGCAAGTTGCTAGCACTGGAATGGTTGCTTTGAGCTATGTTCAGAAGGTTTCTGACAAG GTTTCACTAGCTACAGACTTCATGTATAACTACATGTCAAAAGATGTGACTGCAAGTGTTGGTTATGATTACATCCTTAGACAA GCACGTCTAAGAGGAAAGATAGATTCCAATGGCTGTGCAGCAGCTTTCCTAGAAGAGCGCTTAAATATGGGTCTCAATTTTATTCTTTCTGCTGAG TTAGATCATAAGAAGAAAGACTACAAATTTGGATTCGGATTGACAGTAGGGTAA